A genome region from Geodermatophilus bullaregiensis includes the following:
- a CDS encoding glutamate synthase subunit beta — MADSTGFLKYERAMPPRRPVDVRILDWKDVYLTRDSGEDAVYPVTALRQQAARCMDCGIPFCHHGCPLGNLIPEWNDLARRDDWRDAIERLHATNNFPEFTGKLCPAPCEGACVLNLQDSPVTIKQIEWEIIDQAFERGHVQPQTPAERTGKKVAVVGSGPAGLAAAQQLTRAGHDVTVYERSDRVGGLLRYGIPEFKMEKAVLDRRLDQMRAEGTRFVTGVEVGGSGEADLSTEQLRAEFDAVVLAAGATVGRDLPAPGREFAGIHLAMEFLPFGNRQALGELDDPPISAKGKDVVIIGGGDTGADCLGTSHRQGARSVTQLEIMPAPPDERSEGNPWPTYPMIMRISSAHEEGGERLYSVNTERFLGDDEGRVRALVIHEVERVDGRFQKIEGTERELPAQLVLLAMGFTGAQREGLVEALGLEVDARGNVARDAEFMASVPGVFVAGDVGRGQSLIVWAIAEGRAAAGAVDAFLTGSSMLPRPVTPTAVALR, encoded by the coding sequence GTGGCTGACTCCACGGGGTTCCTGAAGTACGAGCGGGCCATGCCGCCGCGGCGGCCGGTCGACGTCCGGATCCTGGACTGGAAGGACGTCTACCTCACCCGCGACAGCGGTGAGGACGCCGTCTACCCGGTCACGGCGCTGCGCCAGCAGGCCGCCCGGTGCATGGACTGCGGCATCCCGTTCTGCCACCACGGGTGCCCGCTGGGCAACCTGATCCCGGAGTGGAACGACCTCGCCCGCCGCGACGACTGGCGCGACGCCATCGAGCGGCTGCACGCGACCAACAACTTCCCGGAGTTCACCGGGAAGCTGTGCCCGGCCCCCTGCGAGGGCGCCTGCGTGCTGAACCTGCAGGACTCGCCGGTCACGATCAAGCAGATCGAGTGGGAGATCATCGACCAGGCCTTCGAGCGGGGCCACGTCCAGCCGCAGACACCGGCCGAGCGCACCGGCAAGAAGGTCGCCGTCGTCGGGTCGGGCCCGGCCGGGCTGGCCGCCGCCCAGCAGCTGACCCGCGCCGGCCACGACGTCACCGTCTACGAGCGCTCGGACCGGGTCGGCGGGCTGCTGCGCTACGGCATCCCCGAGTTCAAGATGGAGAAGGCCGTCCTCGACCGGCGGCTGGACCAGATGCGCGCCGAGGGCACCCGCTTCGTCACCGGCGTCGAGGTCGGGGGCAGCGGCGAGGCCGACCTGTCCACCGAGCAGCTGCGCGCCGAGTTCGACGCCGTCGTGCTGGCCGCCGGCGCCACCGTGGGCCGCGACCTGCCCGCGCCCGGCCGCGAGTTCGCCGGCATCCACCTGGCCATGGAGTTCCTGCCCTTCGGCAACCGCCAGGCGCTCGGCGAGCTGGACGACCCGCCGATCTCGGCGAAGGGCAAGGACGTCGTCATCATCGGCGGCGGTGACACCGGCGCGGACTGCCTGGGCACCTCGCACCGGCAGGGCGCCCGCTCGGTGACCCAGCTGGAGATCATGCCGGCGCCGCCGGACGAGCGGTCCGAGGGCAACCCCTGGCCCACCTACCCGATGATCATGCGGATCTCCTCGGCCCACGAGGAGGGCGGCGAGCGGCTGTACTCGGTCAACACCGAGCGCTTCCTCGGCGACGACGAGGGCCGCGTGCGCGCCCTGGTCATCCACGAGGTCGAGCGGGTCGACGGCCGCTTCCAGAAGATCGAGGGCACCGAGCGCGAGCTGCCGGCCCAGCTGGTGCTGCTGGCCATGGGCTTCACCGGCGCCCAGCGCGAGGGCCTCGTGGAGGCGCTCGGGCTGGAGGTGGACGCCCGCGGCAACGTCGCCCGCGACGCGGAGTTCATGGCCAGCGTCCCCGGCGTCTTCGTCGCCGGGGACGTCGGCCGCGGCCAGTCGCTCATCGTGTGGGCGATCGCCGAGGGCCGCGCCGCCGCCGGCGCCGTCGACGCGTTCCTCACCGGCAGCTCCATGCTGCCGCGGCCGGTGACCCCCACGGCGGTCGCCCTCCGCTGA
- the gltB gene encoding glutamate synthase large subunit, giving the protein MLGSPDLAPQAAASAATSPAVPFSAVPSATGLYDPANDSDACGVAFVADARGRRSRTIVAAGLTALHNLDHRGAAGAEPNSGDGAGILTQVPDGLLRDSVDFDLPPVGEYSVGIAFLPVDVDERAARVEDVARIAAEEGLTVLGWRDVPVDPDGADLGPTARAVMPHFAQVFVAETMGARADAAAFGGPRVVNGVTRLERRSFVLRKRAEREAREAGSSLYVVSLSSRTLTYKGMLTTDQLPAFFPDLRDERYESAIALVHSRFSTNTFPSWPLAHPFRFIAHNGEINTIKGNRNRMRAREAKLETELFDGPAGPASELGLERVFPVTASDFSDSATFDEVLELLHLSGRSLPHAVLMMIPEAWENHDEMDPARRAFYRFHASIMEPWDGPACVAFTDGTVIGAVLDRNGLRPGRWWRTKDDLVVLASEAGVLDIPAGDVVAKGRLQPGRMFLVDTTSGQIVSDEEVKGALAGEHPYDDWLHAGLVHLPQLPERRRARPSHESVVRRQMLFGYTEEDLRVLLTPMASSGAEPIGSMGTDTPIAALSDRSRQLYDYFGQLFAQVTNPPLDAIREELVTSLGRTFGPEQNLLSATPASCRQVFLPYPVLDNDELAKILHIDDDGDLPGFAAVRITGHFDVTGGGPALVQAVEELRTKVSKAIAAGARVIVLSDRDCDERRAPIPSLLMTAAVHHHLVRERTRMEVGLVVESGDCREVHHVALLLGYGAAAVNPYLAFESIEDLIRDGVLTGVEPAQAVRNVVKALGKGVLKVMSKMGISTVGSYTMAQIFEAVGLSQEVVDEYFTGTSCPLGGVGVDVLAEEVAMRHRRAYPENPTERAHRRLETGGEYQWRREGEVHLFNPETVFLLQHSTRSRQYEVFERYTQTVDQLSEDAATLRGLFTVRKGVRPPVPIEEVEPVSEIVKRFQTGAMSYGSISQEAHETLAIGMNRLGGRSNTGEGGEDPDRFVPDPNGDLRRSAIKQVASGRFGVTSEYLVNADDIQIKMAQGAKPGEGGQLPGGKVYPWVARTRHSTPGVGLISPPPHHDIYSIEDLKQLIHDLKNANDAARVNVKLVAEVGVGTVAAGVSKAHADVVLISGHDGGTGAAPLTSLKHAGSPWELGLAETQQTLLANGLRDRIVVQVDGQMKTGRDVVVAMLLGAEEYGFATAPLVVSGCIMMRVCHLDTCPVGVATQNPELRKRFTGRPEFVVTFFEFLAEQVRQYLAELGFRSVEEAVGHVELLDTRQAVDHWKARGLDLSRMLALPELPEGAPRRAVRTQDHGLDAALDQTLVQLCEGALLDARPVTLELPVRNVNRTVGTMLGSMVTRRFGGEGLPDGTIDLTFTGSAGQSFGAFVPRGITMRLLGDANDYVGKGLSGGRIVVRPAREASFAAEDNVIAGNVIGYGATGGEIFLRGRVGERFCVRNSGAVAVVEGVGDHALEYMTGGRAVILGRTGRNIAAGMSGGIGYVLDLARHRVNAEMVDVEPLDVESAQWLREVLVRYQAETESTVAAALLADWGRWSEQFSVIMPRDYRRALEARRAAEAAGTDVDRAVMEAARG; this is encoded by the coding sequence ATGCTCGGGTCTCCCGACCTCGCCCCCCAGGCCGCCGCCTCCGCGGCCACGTCCCCGGCCGTGCCGTTCTCCGCGGTCCCGTCCGCCACCGGTCTCTACGACCCGGCGAACGACTCGGACGCCTGTGGCGTGGCCTTCGTGGCCGACGCCCGGGGCCGCCGCTCCCGCACGATCGTCGCCGCGGGCCTGACCGCGCTGCACAACCTCGACCACCGCGGTGCCGCCGGGGCCGAGCCGAACTCCGGTGACGGCGCCGGCATCCTCACCCAGGTCCCCGACGGGCTCCTGCGGGACAGCGTCGACTTCGACCTGCCGCCCGTGGGCGAGTACTCCGTCGGCATCGCGTTCCTGCCCGTCGACGTGGACGAGCGCGCCGCCCGCGTCGAGGACGTGGCGCGCATCGCCGCCGAGGAGGGCCTGACCGTCCTCGGCTGGCGCGACGTGCCGGTCGACCCCGACGGCGCCGACCTCGGGCCCACCGCCCGCGCGGTCATGCCGCACTTCGCCCAGGTGTTCGTCGCCGAGACGATGGGCGCCCGCGCCGACGCCGCCGCGTTCGGCGGCCCGCGCGTGGTCAACGGCGTCACCCGCCTCGAGCGGCGCTCCTTCGTGCTGCGCAAGCGCGCCGAGCGCGAGGCCCGCGAGGCCGGCAGCTCCCTCTACGTCGTGTCCCTGTCGTCGCGGACGCTGACCTACAAGGGGATGCTGACCACCGACCAGCTGCCGGCGTTCTTCCCCGACCTGCGCGACGAGCGCTACGAGTCGGCGATCGCCCTGGTGCACAGCCGGTTCTCCACGAACACCTTCCCGAGCTGGCCGCTGGCCCACCCGTTCCGGTTCATCGCCCACAACGGCGAGATCAACACCATCAAGGGCAACCGCAACCGGATGCGCGCCCGCGAGGCCAAGCTCGAGACCGAGCTGTTCGACGGCCCCGCCGGCCCGGCGAGCGAGCTCGGCCTGGAGCGGGTCTTCCCGGTCACCGCCAGCGACTTCAGCGACTCGGCGACCTTCGACGAGGTGCTCGAGCTGCTGCACCTGTCCGGCCGCTCGCTGCCGCACGCGGTGCTGATGATGATCCCGGAGGCGTGGGAGAACCACGACGAGATGGACCCGGCCCGGCGGGCCTTCTACCGGTTCCACGCCTCGATCATGGAGCCCTGGGACGGGCCGGCCTGCGTGGCCTTCACCGACGGCACCGTCATCGGCGCCGTCCTCGACCGCAACGGCCTGCGCCCCGGCCGGTGGTGGCGGACGAAGGACGACCTGGTCGTCCTGGCCAGCGAGGCCGGCGTGCTCGACATCCCGGCCGGCGACGTCGTCGCCAAGGGCCGGCTGCAGCCGGGTCGGATGTTCCTCGTCGACACCACCTCCGGGCAGATCGTCTCCGACGAGGAGGTCAAGGGCGCCCTCGCCGGCGAGCACCCCTACGACGACTGGCTGCACGCGGGCCTGGTGCACCTGCCGCAGCTTCCCGAGCGGCGCCGCGCGCGGCCCAGCCACGAGTCCGTCGTCCGCCGGCAGATGCTGTTCGGCTACACCGAGGAGGACCTGCGCGTCCTGCTCACGCCGATGGCCTCCAGCGGGGCCGAGCCGATCGGCTCCATGGGCACCGACACCCCGATCGCGGCGCTGTCGGACCGCTCCCGGCAGCTCTACGACTACTTCGGGCAGCTGTTCGCCCAGGTGACCAACCCGCCGCTGGACGCCATCCGCGAGGAGCTGGTGACCAGCCTGGGCCGCACCTTCGGCCCGGAGCAGAACCTGCTCTCGGCCACCCCGGCGTCCTGCCGCCAGGTGTTCCTGCCCTACCCGGTCCTCGACAACGACGAGCTGGCCAAGATCCTGCACATCGACGACGACGGCGACCTGCCCGGCTTCGCCGCCGTCCGGATCACCGGCCACTTCGACGTCACCGGCGGCGGGCCGGCGCTCGTGCAGGCCGTCGAGGAGCTGCGGACCAAGGTCAGCAAGGCCATCGCGGCCGGTGCCCGGGTCATCGTGCTCTCCGACCGCGACTGCGACGAGCGGCGCGCGCCCATCCCCTCGCTGCTGATGACCGCCGCGGTCCACCACCACCTGGTGCGCGAGCGCACCCGCATGGAGGTCGGCCTCGTCGTCGAGTCCGGCGACTGCCGGGAGGTGCACCACGTCGCGCTGCTGCTCGGCTACGGCGCGGCCGCGGTCAACCCCTACCTCGCCTTCGAGTCGATCGAGGACCTGATCCGCGACGGCGTCCTCACCGGCGTCGAGCCGGCGCAGGCCGTGCGCAACGTGGTCAAGGCGCTCGGCAAGGGCGTCCTCAAGGTCATGAGCAAGATGGGCATCAGCACCGTCGGCTCGTACACGATGGCGCAGATCTTCGAGGCGGTCGGCCTCTCCCAGGAGGTCGTCGACGAGTACTTCACCGGCACCTCCTGCCCGCTGGGCGGCGTGGGCGTGGACGTGCTCGCCGAGGAGGTCGCCATGCGGCACCGGCGCGCCTACCCGGAGAACCCGACCGAGCGCGCGCACCGCCGGCTGGAGACCGGTGGCGAGTACCAGTGGCGCCGCGAGGGCGAGGTGCACCTGTTCAACCCCGAGACGGTGTTCCTCCTCCAGCACTCCACCCGCTCGCGGCAGTACGAGGTCTTCGAGCGGTACACGCAGACGGTCGACCAGCTGTCGGAGGACGCGGCCACCCTGCGCGGCCTGTTCACCGTCAGGAAGGGCGTGCGCCCGCCGGTGCCGATCGAGGAGGTCGAGCCGGTCAGCGAGATCGTCAAGCGGTTCCAGACCGGCGCGATGAGCTACGGCTCCATCTCGCAGGAGGCGCACGAGACCCTCGCCATCGGCATGAACCGGCTCGGCGGCCGGTCCAACACCGGCGAGGGCGGCGAGGACCCCGACCGGTTCGTGCCCGACCCCAACGGCGACCTGCGCCGCTCGGCGATCAAGCAGGTGGCCAGCGGCCGCTTCGGCGTCACCAGCGAGTACCTGGTCAACGCCGACGACATCCAGATCAAGATGGCGCAGGGCGCCAAGCCCGGGGAGGGCGGCCAGCTGCCCGGCGGCAAGGTCTACCCGTGGGTGGCCCGCACCCGGCACTCGACGCCCGGCGTCGGCCTGATCAGCCCGCCGCCGCACCACGACATCTACTCGATCGAGGACCTCAAGCAGCTCATCCACGACCTGAAGAACGCCAACGACGCAGCAAGGGTCAACGTCAAGCTGGTCGCCGAGGTCGGGGTCGGGACGGTCGCGGCCGGCGTCAGCAAGGCGCACGCCGACGTCGTGCTGATCTCCGGGCACGACGGCGGCACCGGTGCCGCCCCGCTGACCTCGCTCAAGCACGCCGGCTCGCCGTGGGAGCTGGGCCTGGCCGAGACGCAGCAGACGCTGCTGGCCAACGGCCTGCGCGACCGGATCGTGGTGCAGGTCGACGGCCAGATGAAGACCGGCCGCGACGTGGTCGTCGCGATGCTGCTCGGCGCCGAGGAGTACGGCTTCGCCACCGCCCCGCTGGTCGTGTCGGGCTGCATCATGATGCGGGTCTGCCACCTCGACACCTGCCCGGTCGGCGTGGCCACCCAGAACCCGGAGCTGCGCAAGCGGTTCACCGGCCGGCCCGAGTTCGTGGTGACGTTCTTCGAGTTCCTCGCCGAGCAGGTCCGCCAGTACCTCGCCGAGCTGGGCTTCCGCAGCGTCGAGGAGGCCGTCGGCCACGTCGAGCTGCTCGACACCCGCCAGGCGGTCGACCACTGGAAGGCCCGCGGCCTGGACCTGTCGAGGATGCTCGCCCTGCCCGAGCTCCCCGAGGGTGCTCCGCGGCGGGCGGTCCGCACCCAGGACCACGGCCTCGACGCCGCGCTGGACCAGACGCTGGTCCAGCTGTGCGAGGGCGCGCTGCTCGACGCGCGGCCGGTGACCCTCGAGCTGCCGGTGCGCAACGTCAACCGCACCGTCGGCACGATGCTCGGCTCGATGGTCACCCGCCGCTTCGGTGGCGAGGGCCTGCCCGACGGCACGATCGACTTGACCTTCACCGGGTCGGCCGGCCAGTCCTTCGGCGCCTTCGTGCCCCGTGGGATCACCATGCGGCTGCTCGGGGACGCCAACGACTACGTCGGCAAGGGCCTCTCCGGCGGGCGGATCGTCGTCCGGCCGGCGCGGGAGGCGAGCTTCGCCGCCGAGGACAACGTCATCGCCGGCAACGTCATCGGCTACGGCGCCACCGGCGGGGAGATCTTCCTGCGCGGGCGGGTCGGCGAGCGGTTCTGCGTCCGCAACTCCGGCGCGGTGGCCGTCGTCGAGGGCGTGGGCGACCACGCCCTGGAGTACATGACCGGCGGCCGCGCGGTGATCCTCGGCCGGACCGGCCGGAACATCGCGGCCGGCATGTCCGGCGGCATCGGCTACGTCCTCGACCTGGCCCGACACCGCGTCAACGCCGAGATGGTCGACGTCGAGCCGCTGGACGTCGAGTCCGCGCAGTGGCTGCGGGAGGTCCTCGTCCGGTACCAGGCCGAGACCGAGTCGACCGTGGCCGCGGCGCTGCTGGCCGACTGGGGCCGCTGGTCCGAGCAGTTCAGCGTGATCATGCCGCGCGACTACCGTCGCGCCCTGGAGGCCCGGCGCGCCGCCGAGGCCGCCGGCACGGACGTGGACCGCGCGGTCATGGAGGCGGCTCGTGGCTGA
- the lgt gene encoding prolipoprotein diacylglyceryl transferase codes for MTLAAIPSPTRGVWELGPFPIRAYALCIIAGIVAACWIAERRWVARGGRPGEVLDIAVWAVPSGIVGGRLYHVVTTPQPYFGEGGDPLRAFAIWEGGLGIWGAIALGGVGAWIACRRRGIPLPAFGDAIAPGLLVAQAIGRLGNWFNNELYGSPTDLPWALRVHEWDGGRAALGADGQPVVAGLFHPTFLYELLWCLAAAAVVVWADRRFRLSHGRAFALYVALYCAGRFWIELLRIDPANTVLGVRLNVVTAAVVGLLAVAYLVWQRGRPREVIHPGDRTGDGADDDTAGTGGGTADEAPGSTDAPGARRSGDRSHDAPGQS; via the coding sequence GTGACCCTCGCGGCCATCCCCAGCCCCACCCGAGGCGTCTGGGAGCTCGGCCCGTTCCCGATCCGGGCCTACGCGCTGTGCATCATCGCCGGCATCGTCGCCGCCTGCTGGATCGCCGAGCGGCGCTGGGTCGCCCGCGGCGGCCGGCCCGGCGAGGTGCTCGACATCGCCGTCTGGGCGGTGCCCTCCGGCATCGTCGGCGGCCGGCTCTACCACGTGGTCACCACGCCGCAGCCCTACTTCGGCGAGGGTGGCGACCCGCTGCGGGCGTTCGCCATCTGGGAGGGCGGCCTGGGCATCTGGGGCGCGATCGCCCTCGGTGGCGTCGGCGCGTGGATCGCCTGCCGCCGCCGCGGCATCCCCCTGCCGGCGTTCGGCGACGCCATCGCCCCCGGCCTGCTGGTCGCCCAGGCGATCGGCCGGCTGGGCAACTGGTTCAACAACGAGCTCTACGGTTCCCCCACCGACCTGCCGTGGGCCCTGCGGGTCCACGAGTGGGACGGCGGGCGGGCCGCCCTCGGCGCCGACGGGCAGCCGGTCGTGGCCGGGCTGTTCCACCCGACCTTCCTCTACGAGCTGCTGTGGTGCCTCGCCGCCGCGGCCGTCGTCGTCTGGGCCGACCGGCGCTTCCGGCTCTCCCACGGCCGCGCGTTCGCCCTGTACGTGGCGCTGTACTGCGCGGGCCGGTTCTGGATCGAGCTGCTGCGCATCGACCCGGCGAACACCGTCCTCGGCGTCCGGCTCAACGTCGTCACCGCCGCCGTCGTCGGGCTGCTCGCCGTGGCCTACCTGGTCTGGCAGCGCGGCCGGCCGCGAGAGGTGATCCACCCCGGGGACCGGACCGGCGACGGTGCCGACGACGACACCGCCGGGACCGGTGGCGGGACCGCGGACGAGGCCCCGGGCAGCACCGACGCGCCCGGCGCCCGGCGGTCCGGTGACCGTTCCCACGACGCACCCGGACAGTCCTGA